In bacterium, the DNA window CCACCGGCGCGGGCTGCGGGATCGGCATCGTGCGCATCAGCGGCCCCGAGGCGCTCGCGGTCGGGTCGCGCGTGTTCCGGGGCAGGGGAGGGCGCGCGCTCGATGCGGCGCCGCCCCTGCGCCTCATCCTGGGCACGGTGGTGGACCCCGAGAGCCGACGGCAGATCGACGAGGCATTCGCGGTGCGGATGCGCGCGGGGGGTTCCTACACCGGAGAGCCGACGGTCGAGCTGCAGTGCCACGGTGGACGCGCAACACTCGACGCGGTGCTGCGCGCCGTCATCGATGCCGGCGCCCGCCTGGCAGCACCGGGGGAGTTCACGAAGCGCGCGTACCTCGCCGGCCGCATCGACCTCTCGCAGGCGGAGGCGGTGGCGGAGCTCATCGCCGCCCGGACGGACGCGGCGCGACAGGCGGCGCTCTCGCGGCTGCACGGAGGTCTCGGGGAGCGCGTGCGGGCGATCGCCGGACGGCTTCTCGAGGAGATCGCGGCGGCCGAGGTCCTTCTCGATCACGGAGACGAGGACGTAGCCTCTGCCGGGCCCGACGCCGCGACGATCCGCTCGCTCGCGGCTGAACTGCGGGAAGTCGCGGCGCTCGGGCAGGGCCGTGACGAATACACCGGGGCCCGGCGGGTGGTGATCGCCGGCAGGACCAACTCTGGAAAATCAAGTCTTTTCAATATGTTATGCTCACGAGAGCGCTCCATAGTCTCGCCGGAACCTGGGACGACCAGGGATTACATAGAAGAGCGCCTCCCGATGGAGGGTGCTCTGGTCACGCTGGTCGACACCGCCGGGATGCGGGAGACCAGGAGCCCCGTCGAACGGGAAGGGATCAAGAGGGGCCGGCAGCAGATGGTCGATGCCGATCTGCTGATCCTGACGGTCGACGCCGCGGCGCCGCTGGCCGCTGATGATCTGGCGCTCATCGAACAGTTCCGGGCGGGCACGCCGCTCGTCGTCCTCACGAAGTCCGACCTGCCCATGGGATTCGATCGCCGTGACCTTGAACTGGCATGCCCGGGACTGCCGATCTTCTCGCTGTCGACGCTGGACCGCGGCAGTTGCGCTGATCTGACCCGCGCCGTCGCCGAGCGCTGCCGGGAGCGCTCCCAGGACGGCGATGCCGCGGCGCCGAACCTCCGCCACCGAGAGTCGCTGCGCGCCGCGGCCGGCGCCGCGGAGCGGGCTGCCGGTCTCCTCGCGGACGACGCCGGCACCCTCGACCAGGTGGCGGCCGAGCTGCGCTGGGCGACGGCTTCCCTCGGGGCGATCACCGGCGAAACGGCAGGCGAAGAGATCGTGGACCGCATCTTCTCGCGCTTTTGCATCGGGAAATAGGGGAGGGGAGGGTGAAGGAGTCTTCACGCGATCTCCTCGTGAAGGGGGCTGCGCGCATGGGCGTCGCCCTGACGGACGATGCCGTATCGCTGTTCGGCATCCTGCTCTCCCTGCTCCAGACCTGGGGGAGCCGGATCAACCTCACCACGCGCCTCGGGGAGCAGGAGATCATCGTCCATCACTTCCTCGACTCGCTGGCTGGAGCGGGAGTGCTTTCCGGGACTCCTGCAGCGCGGGTGATCGACCTCGGAGCGGGAGCGGGGTTCCCCTCGTTCCCCCTGAAGTTCGCGCTGCCCGGACTGCGCATCACCCTTGCCGAGAGCATTCGGAAGAAGGTCGCCTTCTGCAGCGAAGTGATTCGCGCCACCGGCTGCGCGGAGATCGAGGCACTCTGCGCCCGGGCGGAAGATCTGGCGCGGCAGAAGTCGCACCGCGAAGCCTACGACTGGGCGGTGAGCCGCGCTCTGGGAAGCGCAGCCGCCGTCCTCAGGCTGGCTCTGCCGCTCCTGGCGCCGGGCGGGCGCGCCCTGATCTACAAGGGAGCGCCGACGACGCAGGAGCTCGACGAACTGGGACGCGCTTGCGGCGCGATCGGCGCCGCCTGGAGCCTGAGCGAAGTCGAGATTCCCTTCCTCGAGGCAAGGCGCTCGCTGATCATCGTCACCACCGCCTGAGATACAGAACCTGCCCCGTCCCTGGCTTCGATGTTCCACGTGGAACCTTTTTCCACGCGACAGCACCCTGCGATGTTCCACGTGAAACATCCGCCGCAAGCTGCCGTTGGCCGGTCCCTTTTCTCTCCATCGTTTCTGTGTTAGCATCCGGCTCGCTTTCGGCTCGGAGCGGTCGCTGGCGGGCGGTTCCGCGGGGGGATGTCGCGTGGCGAGGATCATTGCGGTAGCCAACCAGAAGGGCGGGGTGGGCAAGACCACGACCGCCATTAACCTGGCAGCCGCCCTCGCGATCGCTGAGAGACGGACGCTCCTCATCGACATCGACCCGCAGGGCAACGCCACCAGCGGCACGGGCGTCAACAAGCACGAGATCGCACTGAGCATCTACCACGTGCTCATCGGCGAGCGCACCCTCCCCGAGGTCACGCAGCGGACGGCGATCCCGTCGCTCTCGGTGGCGCCATCGAACATCAACCTCATCGGTGCCGAGCTGGAGCTGGTGAATCTTCCGGAGCGCGAGACGCGCCTGCAGGAGGCAATCGCCCCGTACCGCGACGACTACGACTTCATCATCATCGACTGCCCGCCTTCGCTTGGCCTGCTGACGGTCAACGCGCTCACCGCCGCCGGCAGCGTTCTCGTCCCGCTCCAGTGTGAATACTACGCGCTCGAGGGCCTGACCGAGTTGCTCAACACGATCGGCCTGATCCGGGCGAGCTTCAACGATTCGCTGCGGATCGAGGGTATCCTGCTGACCATGTACACCACGCGCACCAACCTCACGAAGCAGGTCGAGGACGAGGTCCGGGAGCACTTCCCGACGGAGGTCTTCAAGACGGTCGTCCCCCGCAACGTCCGGCTCAGCGAGGCGCCGAGCTTCGGGCAGCCGGTCATTCTCTACGACGCCCGCTCGAAGGGCGCCGAGTCCTACCTCATGCTCGCCGAGGAGATCATCAGCCATGACCAGAAGAGCGCTGGGGCGGGGGCTGGGAGCCCTCATCCCCCAGAGAACGCCTGACCAGCACCCCACGGCTGCCACGCCGCCACAGGCCGGTCTCCTCCAGCTCGAACTGTCGAAGATCGTCCCGAGCCCGCACCAGCCCCGCAAGGAGTTCCCCACCGACAAGCTCAACGAGCTGACCGCGTCAATCGCCGCCAAAGGGGTGATCCAGCCCATCATCGTCCGCCCGCTCGATGACGGCCGTTACGAGCTGATCGCGGGCGAGCGCCGCTGGCGGGCCGCGAAGCAGGCGGGCCTTGCACGAATCCCCGCAGTGGTGCGGAGCGTCGAGTCGGCGGACGCCATGGAGATGTCGCTGATCGAGAACGTTCAGCGCGAGGATCTCAACCCGATCGAGACCGCGCGCGGCTACCAGCACATCGCGGACACGCTGGACTTCACGCACGAGGAAATCGCCGCCCGGGTCGGCAAGGACCGTTCATCGGTGACCAACCTCATTCGCCTGCTGACGCTTCCTGAGGAAATCCAGGGCGACGTCGCTTCCGGGGTGCTGAGCATGGGCCACGCGAGGGCCATTCTCGCGATTCCCGGCCGCGATGGCCAGCTGGCGGCAAGAAGAGCAATTCTCTCGAAGGGGCTATCGGTGCGGGAGGCCGAGAAGCTCGCAAAGCGTGCGGGGAAGGCCCCAAAAGTCGGCAGCGACGGCCACAAAGACAAGAAAGACATATATATCAATGAGTTAGAGGAATCGATTCGGAGGGCGCTTGGTACCAAGGTGGCCATCCGCCACCGTGGCAAGCGCGGTGTGATCGAGCTGCACTACTTTTCGCTGGACGAACTCGATCGCCTGGCGCAACATCTTCGGTCATCATAAGGAGTCGACATGGCGCTCTCGACGCGGCTGTTCGGGGAGGAGGAACGCTCCATGAAGAAGGATCGCATGCCTTCGCCGGCGGGCGGCGGCAACCTCAACGCCTTTCTCGGAGAGGGCACGAGCTTCAAGGGCATCTTGACCTTCGAGGGCACGGTCCGGATCGACGGCCGGCTCGAGGGGGAGATCTTCACGAAGGACATGCTCGTGATCGGCGAGGGCGCCCAGGTGAACGCGGTCATCCACGCCGGGGTCGTCGTGATCGGCGGGACCGTGCACGGGAACGTCACCGCCGAGCGCAAGATCGAGATCCATCCGAGCGGCCGCCTCTACGGCAACATCTGCACGCCGTCGCTCGTGATCGAGGAGGGAGTCATCTTCGAGGGCAACTGCACGATGGGGCGCGCCGCGGCGCAGGGCGCGGAAGCCCCGGCCGGCGAACCGAGCCTTGACCAGGAACGGCTGCTGGCGCGCTAGCGCTTTCGGGCACATGCGGCGGCAAAAATGTCCTTGACAGACATGCTCACATTTGCTTTAACATCCAACCGTTTTCCCGGTCTTGGCTGTTAACCGCGGGGAGATGGCGCATGCTCAGCATCAACTGGACTTTCTTCGCTCAACTCGGGTTCTTTCTCGCCTTCATGGTGATCGTCAATCTCTTCCTTTTCCGCCCGATGCGCGCGTACCTCGCGCGCCGGCGCCGGACCATCGACAATCTCAGGGCAGACGCCGGCGGCTCCGAGGCCGCCCTCGGCGAGCTCTCGGCGGACTACACGCGCAGGATGACCGCGGCCCGGGAAGAGAACCTCTCCTGCCGCGCAGACGTGCGCAAGGAGGCGCTCGCCGAGCAGCGGGCGGCGATCGAGGAGGCCAAGCGCCAGGCGATCCTCACCATCGACGCGGCGGAGGACGACCTGAAGAAGGAGGTCGAGGCCGCGCGCGCGCACCTTCGCAACGAGATGCGGGCTCTCAGCAACGGCATCGCCGCGAAGGTCCTCGGGAGGGCGGTCTGATGCGGCGGCTGCGCAGTGCCGCCGCC includes these proteins:
- the mnmE gene encoding tRNA uridine-5-carboxymethylaminomethyl(34) synthesis GTPase MnmE, with amino-acid sequence MSDTIAAIATGAGCGIGIVRISGPEALAVGSRVFRGRGGRALDAAPPLRLILGTVVDPESRRQIDEAFAVRMRAGGSYTGEPTVELQCHGGRATLDAVLRAVIDAGARLAAPGEFTKRAYLAGRIDLSQAEAVAELIAARTDAARQAALSRLHGGLGERVRAIAGRLLEEIAAAEVLLDHGDEDVASAGPDAATIRSLAAELREVAALGQGRDEYTGARRVVIAGRTNSGKSSLFNMLCSRERSIVSPEPGTTRDYIEERLPMEGALVTLVDTAGMRETRSPVEREGIKRGRQQMVDADLLILTVDAAAPLAADDLALIEQFRAGTPLVVLTKSDLPMGFDRRDLELACPGLPIFSLSTLDRGSCADLTRAVAERCRERSQDGDAAAPNLRHRESLRAAAGAAERAAGLLADDAGTLDQVAAELRWATASLGAITGETAGEEIVDRIFSRFCIGK
- the rsmG gene encoding 16S rRNA (guanine(527)-N(7))-methyltransferase RsmG, yielding MKESSRDLLVKGAARMGVALTDDAVSLFGILLSLLQTWGSRINLTTRLGEQEIIVHHFLDSLAGAGVLSGTPAARVIDLGAGAGFPSFPLKFALPGLRITLAESIRKKVAFCSEVIRATGCAEIEALCARAEDLARQKSHREAYDWAVSRALGSAAAVLRLALPLLAPGGRALIYKGAPTTQELDELGRACGAIGAAWSLSEVEIPFLEARRSLIIVTTA
- a CDS encoding AAA family ATPase, whose product is MARIIAVANQKGGVGKTTTAINLAAALAIAERRTLLIDIDPQGNATSGTGVNKHEIALSIYHVLIGERTLPEVTQRTAIPSLSVAPSNINLIGAELELVNLPERETRLQEAIAPYRDDYDFIIIDCPPSLGLLTVNALTAAGSVLVPLQCEYYALEGLTELLNTIGLIRASFNDSLRIEGILLTMYTTRTNLTKQVEDEVREHFPTEVFKTVVPRNVRLSEAPSFGQPVILYDARSKGAESYLMLAEEIISHDQKSAGAGAGSPHPPENA
- a CDS encoding ParB/RepB/Spo0J family partition protein: MTRRALGRGLGALIPQRTPDQHPTAATPPQAGLLQLELSKIVPSPHQPRKEFPTDKLNELTASIAAKGVIQPIIVRPLDDGRYELIAGERRWRAAKQAGLARIPAVVRSVESADAMEMSLIENVQREDLNPIETARGYQHIADTLDFTHEEIAARVGKDRSSVTNLIRLLTLPEEIQGDVASGVLSMGHARAILAIPGRDGQLAARRAILSKGLSVREAEKLAKRAGKAPKVGSDGHKDKKDIYINELEESIRRALGTKVAIRHRGKRGVIELHYFSLDELDRLAQHLRSS
- a CDS encoding polymer-forming cytoskeletal protein, whose amino-acid sequence is MKKDRMPSPAGGGNLNAFLGEGTSFKGILTFEGTVRIDGRLEGEIFTKDMLVIGEGAQVNAVIHAGVVVIGGTVHGNVTAERKIEIHPSGRLYGNICTPSLVIEEGVIFEGNCTMGRAAAQGAEAPAGEPSLDQERLLAR
- a CDS encoding ATP synthase F0 subunit B — encoded protein: MLSINWTFFAQLGFFLAFMVIVNLFLFRPMRAYLARRRRTIDNLRADAGGSEAALGELSADYTRRMTAAREENLSCRADVRKEALAEQRAAIEEAKRQAILTIDAAEDDLKKEVEAARAHLRNEMRALSNGIAAKVLGRAV